The window CGGCGGCCCGCCCCAGGTGGTGGGCAGCGTGCTGAGCGAGGTGATGGACGGGGCCGACGCCGCCAGGACCGAGGAGACCCTGCGCGAGGTGCTGGAGACGGGCAGGCCGCTGGCCGCGCAGGAACAGCACGTCCGCTCCTTCCGGCCGCCTCACCACGAGTGGTCGCTCTCCTACTCCGCCGTACGGACCGAGGACCACGAGGGCCACCCGACCGGCGTCGCCGTCTTCCTGACCGACGCCACCGAGCACTGGCGCGCCGCCCAGCGGGCCGAACTGCGCCACCGCGCCTCCGCCGGGGTGGGCAACTCGCTGGACATCGAACGCACCGCGCAGGAGATCGCCGACACCCTGGTCCCGCGGTTCGCCGACCTCGCCTGGGTCGACCTCGCCGACGCGGTGCTGGCCGGCGAGGAGCCGCCGAAGAACACCGCCGGGGGAGACCTGCTGCTGCGCCGGGTGGCGGTGCGCTCCGCCGACGGTCCCTGGCCCGACCAGCTCCTGCCGGTCGGCGCGACCGTGCCGCCCTTTCCCGACCGGCCGATGGTCCGCGAGGTCCAGGAGGGCCGCACCATCCGGATCGACCGCAGGGCCGTGGAGGAGCTGCTGGGCGACCCGGCGCACGTCCGGCTGGCGGCACCCGAGGGGGGCCACTCGCTGATCATCGCTCCGCTCTTCGCCCGCGCCCTGCTGCTCGGGGCCGTCGGCGTCTGGCGGGCCGAGCGGCCCGACCCCTTCGAGGAGGACGACGCGGAGCTGCTGACCGAGATCGCCGCACAGGCCGCACTCAGCGTGGACAACGCCCGCCGCTACACCCGCGAGCACCGGGCCGTCGACAGCCTCCAGCGGCGGCTGCTGCCGCAGGCCTCCACCACCACCCGGGTCATGGAGACCACCGGCTCCTACGTTCCCGCCGAGGCGGGCGCGGAGATCGGCGGCGACTGGTTCGACGCGATCGCCCTGCCCTCGCTGCGGACCGGCCTGGTCGTCGGCGACGTGTTCGGCAGCGGGCTGCACGCCACCGCCACCATGGGGCGGCTGCGCACCGCCGTGCAGACCCTGGCCGACCTGGAACTGGCACCCGACGAGGTGCTCACGCAGCTCGACACCCTGGTGGCCAGACTGGCCGCCGAGGCCGAGCCCGGACACCGCGACACGGTCGGCGCCACCTGCCTGGTCGCCCTGCACGACCCGGTCACCCGCTGCTGCGTGATGGCCTCGGCGGGCCATCCCCCGCCCATCCTGGCCCTCCCCGACGGTCCCGCCCACGCGGTCGACCTCCAGCCGGGGCCGCCGCTGGGCGTGGGGGGCCTGCCCTTCGAGACGGCCACCGTCGACATGCCGCCGGGCAGCGTCCTCGCCCTGTACACCGACGGCCTGCTCAGGCGGTACGCGCCCGACCTCGACGCCGCCACCCGCCACCTGGCCGACCGCCTGTCCCGCCTCCAGCGCTCCGAGAAGAGGCTGCCCTCACTCTCCCGCGGCCTGATGGCCGGGGGAGACGGCACCCCCTTCCTCGACGACGCCGCCCTGCTGCTGGCCCGCCCCTCCGCACTGGCCCCCGGCGACGTCGCGAGCTGGGAGTTCCCCGCGGAACCGGACGCGGTGGGGGCGGCCCGCAACGCCGCCAACGAGAAGCTCACCGAGTGGGGCCTGGAGGGCAACGCCTTCGTGACGGAACTGATCGTCAGCGAACTCGTCACCAACGCGGTCCGCCACGCCGGCGGCCCCATCGGCCTGCGCCTGATCCGCGGCGAACTCCTCTACTGCGAGGTCACCGACCCCAGCAACACCCAGCCGCGCCTGCGCCGCGCCCGCACCACCGACGAGGGCGGCCGCGGCCTCTTCCTCGTCGCCCAGCTCAGCCGCCGCTGGGGCAGCCGCTACGGCCAGAACGGCAAGACCATCTGGGCGGAGCAGGAACTGGTGGAGGACTTTCCGGAGTGAGGGCGGTGGGGACCCCGTCGCGTTCCGGCGGGGAGCTACGCTGGTCAGCGCCTCTTCAGAGCACTGACACAGAGCCCTTGACCTGCGAGGCAGGCAGGGAGCCAAGCCTCAGGAGTACCGCGATGCTGCGCACCATGTTCAAGTCCAAGATCCACCGGGCCACCGTCACCCACGCGGACCTGCACTACGTGGGGTCCGTGACCGTCGACCGCGATCTGATGGACGCCGCCGACCTGCTTCCGGGGGAGCTGGTCCACATCGTCGACATCACCAACGGGGCCCGGCTGGAGACCTACGTGATCGAGGGCGAGCGCGGCTCGGGCGTCATCGGCGTCAACGGCGCCGCCGCGCACCTCGTCCACCCCGGTGACCTGGTCATCCTCATCAGCTACGCGCAGGTCGAGGACGCCGAGGCCCGCTCCCTCGTCCCGGCCGTGGTCCACGTGGACGCCGGCAACCGCGTCGTCGGCCTGGGCGCGGACCCGGCGGAGCCGGTCCCCGGCGGCGACCAGGTGCGCAGCCCGCGGAGCGTGTGAGCCCGGCGCGCGACGAGGGGCCCCGCGGCACGGTCGCCGTGCGGCGGGGCCCGTGCGGGTACCTGAACAGGGGGACGTCGGGGCCGGGACCCCGGGGGAGATCCGCCCTGGTGGGGGAGGGTGGGAACGGGAGCGCGGGGAATCACCACGGCGGTCCGCGCCCCCGTTCGGCCGTCGCCGCGTTTGACCCGGGGAAGCTCGGGGGTAAGCTTCTCGGCTCGATTGGCTCAAGGCGGGGCCCGTGTGGCAGACTGGCGGGGTTGCTC is drawn from Streptomyces diastaticus subsp. diastaticus and contains these coding sequences:
- a CDS encoding ATP-binding SpoIIE family protein phosphatase; this encodes MALVDRRGIVAGWSRAAEGLLERPADEVLGRSVLRLLAEERHVRLPEDGEVVLRHGDFGTVAVRYWAQELQGSGFTLVLAVGSGRAAGAEQAEAVFRALLAQDRLGFILRDADLAVLRTNVLPGEFGGPPQVVGSVLSEVMDGADAARTEETLREVLETGRPLAAQEQHVRSFRPPHHEWSLSYSAVRTEDHEGHPTGVAVFLTDATEHWRAAQRAELRHRASAGVGNSLDIERTAQEIADTLVPRFADLAWVDLADAVLAGEEPPKNTAGGDLLLRRVAVRSADGPWPDQLLPVGATVPPFPDRPMVREVQEGRTIRIDRRAVEELLGDPAHVRLAAPEGGHSLIIAPLFARALLLGAVGVWRAERPDPFEEDDAELLTEIAAQAALSVDNARRYTREHRAVDSLQRRLLPQASTTTRVMETTGSYVPAEAGAEIGGDWFDAIALPSLRTGLVVGDVFGSGLHATATMGRLRTAVQTLADLELAPDEVLTQLDTLVARLAAEAEPGHRDTVGATCLVALHDPVTRCCVMASAGHPPPILALPDGPAHAVDLQPGPPLGVGGLPFETATVDMPPGSVLALYTDGLLRRYAPDLDAATRHLADRLSRLQRSEKRLPSLSRGLMAGGDGTPFLDDAALLLARPSALAPGDVASWEFPAEPDAVGAARNAANEKLTEWGLEGNAFVTELIVSELVTNAVRHAGGPIGLRLIRGELLYCEVTDPSNTQPRLRRARTTDEGGRGLFLVAQLSRRWGSRYGQNGKTIWAEQELVEDFPE
- the panD gene encoding aspartate 1-decarboxylase; this encodes MLRTMFKSKIHRATVTHADLHYVGSVTVDRDLMDAADLLPGELVHIVDITNGARLETYVIEGERGSGVIGVNGAAAHLVHPGDLVILISYAQVEDAEARSLVPAVVHVDAGNRVVGLGADPAEPVPGGDQVRSPRSV